A part of Plasmodium reichenowi strain SY57 chromosome Unknown, whole genome shotgun sequence genomic DNA contains:
- a CDS encoding putative membrane protein (conserved Plasmodium membrane protein, unknown function), with translation KNKNNFLALYFDILFKNKKKKRLIKKIQKNLVNILYFLYYVFHFIYNYNKKIANMNKLKNNNLYHNSNHQQTNTKKKNTTYYKSKEHPFITIFLQNQKTIFSFSSITYFYNFFINIRDLLFNTHN, from the coding sequence aaagaataaaaataatttccTTGCTCTTTATTTTGACatactttttaaaaacaaaaagaaaaaaaggttaataaaaaaaatacagaAAAACCTCGTGAACATTTTGTACTTCctttattatgtatttcattttatatataattataataaaaaaatagcAAACATgaacaaattaaaaaataataatttatatcataatagTAATCATCAACAGacaaatacaaaaaaaaaaaatacgACTTATTACAAATCTAAAGAACATCCatttataacaatatttctacaaaatcaaaaaaccattttctctttttcatccataacatatttttataacttctttattaacataagagatctattatttaa